In the genome of Daucus carota subsp. sativus chromosome 9, DH1 v3.0, whole genome shotgun sequence, the window ACTCTCTTCACATACCTCCCAAATTTTAACAAGAATAAACCTGTCGATCTGATCAAACTTCTTGGCAGTAGTCCGAGACTTAAATCTCTTTCCCTTGTTGATCTCACTCTGCAGGTGAAGTATATGTTCGATGAGTCTAATTATTTATCATCATTGTGTTTTCGTGACTTATTAATGTAGCATAGTATGCTAGTGTTGTGGCTCACATTTTAGTATGTTTTTTCGTATAACAATATGTATAGGTTCTCGGACCAGCTCACTCTATTTTGGAGCGGCTTACGACACAAATGGTGAACTTGAAAAAATTGAGGTTCAATCTTGGACATAAATTGTGTGTGATTTCAAGTAGCCTTTGTTTAATCAGAAATCTTCCAAACTTGCAAGTTCTTTGCGTAGCACTGGTGAGAATTGAAAACTGGAGCTTGTTTGGTTGCTGCTTGGATTATATGTGTATTTTTCTCATAAATCTATCTATAATATGGTAGGTTAGAgctttttatgtttttgaatAGATGCTTAgatatttcttcttcttcttttttataattttattgtagGTACTTCCAGTGAAGACTTCAAATCATCCACAATCAACAATTGAACATTATCTTcggaaaaaagaagaagcaatTGAACATTATTTGGAATCAGTAGACTGGACTAATGTTATTCTGCACCAACTTcaatttgttgaaattttcggtgAAGTGGGTTCAAGATCTGTGCTACATTTGATAAAGCTCTTAGCTGCATCTTCCCCTTCGCTTAGAGATATGACACTTGTCTGCAGGAAGCGAGAACACAGTTTCGAAGAATTGTTCATGATGAAACAGGAATTGCTGCGCGTACCTAGAATATCCCCACAAGCTCAAATTGTTTGGCGTATATAGGATgtttaatttaagaaaaaaacatctttcttcttcttgcttTTTCTTGATTATTTGAAAGATGGTGCTAGTCTTCATCTTCATGTATATTAATCAATCTCCAAAACCTACTTCTAGAATCATCTTCCTATATTGTTGaggatttaaattaattattatatctaCTTCCTTTTGCACCATGATCTGCTCCCTGGCTCCCATAGAATGAAAATTAATTATAGTTCTGTTATTAGTATGTCATTGGTTAGAAATGTTCATCGTCAACCACGGCTCAACTCAATCTTCTGAAATTTCAGTAGTTCTGCAAGGGAAACCAACTAGAATTATGTACGGATGACTGAATGAGTCAGAATTTGGGCTAGATAGGTTAGAAATAGTCAGGAGGAAGCAAATCCCCCTAAACTTAGCTGATTGTCACATCATTGACTCACTAAAGAGTTTGTACTGATTTTGGCTCTACTGGAGTCCTTGTTAAATTTGTTGATACTGATGCCAGTATTATTCAGAGAGGAAGGATGTTTAAGAAGTTATCGTTCAATTTCTTAAAGATGGTGTGTAATCATTGAAGggttctcttttttttttttttttacagtggAATCACAATTCACATTTCTGTGAAGATGGTGTGTAATCATTGAAGGGTTCTTATAATTGCTGGTTCTTGGAAGATGGTCTGCAGTTGAGTTAAAAGTAATATATTGTCGCCTTTTATACATGTCAGATCATTATATATAGTTCTACTCTAAAGGCTGTCATTAAGTTCCAACGTTTCAATGAGATATGTGTTCACCTAATTCGTCTATTAATTCACTGCGGAAGTCTTTTTTTGAAATTAGGTCTATGATGGTTCCTAAATTATGATATGATCTCTTAATTAATAATGTGATGGCTTTCTAAGGTCATTTATATTTGATCATGCAGGAAATTCTTTAGGTTCGGAAATGTCAATTTTTGATCCTCTGACACAGCAGCCAGTACCACTTCAAGCGAGCAACAGAACTGGTTTGGAAGACCCTGTATTGAGTACAGACTCAATTGATGACTCTAAACTTGGAGGTGACAACAGTTCTCCCATAAACCTTGAAGACGTAGACTGGATTTCGTTGGGTTTAGAGCAGCTGGCTGTTGATGATGATGCCCTTGGAGCTTTGATAAGAGAACATAAGATAGTTGCTCATCATGAAACACAAAATATGACAAATTTCCAAAAGGTAATAAGGTCACTTCTGGAGCTATTAAGCATCCCCGAAAGAAAGAGCACAGTATACGAGGACTTGAAGCAGTTATGTCACCCTGATATTGTTAGGCCTCATTCCGTGACAACAACTGCACATCAAGATTTGATCCGTATTGGGGTATCATCAAGAAGTAATGCGATAACAATTTCAGAAATGGGTAAGAAATTTGCAGAAGCTGCTGGTGATAACAGGAACGCGTTACTATCTGATGCTTCACTGAATGATGTGCCTGATGAGGAGATTTATAACCACCTTCAGGGAGTCTGCGGGCTGGGAGCATATAACGCTTATACCATCATGATATTCGGATTGGAAAAGATGCTGGACCACTGGCCAAATGAAGCAGAATTTAGGCTTAAGTATAATAAGTTCAATGAGCAGCTTCGACGTTGCCCTTCGTCTGATGAGGCTGTTGTTGCATCAAAGTCTTGGATGCCCTTCAGGGGTTTAGCAACATGGATCATCTGGACACATGTGTAGAATGGGAGGATTAGTAGGATAAAACAAGTTAGCAATTCTCTCCCAGCACAAAACAGTATTATTGCACATATTATCATGAATTCTCATATAGATTCTCTGTTAGCTAGTAAAAGTGTGCAGCTGCTCTAGTGATATCATCTGGTAGATACATTCATGTCTGATCATTGTGAGGATCAAGAGTCACAAGATATTGTAACAAACTATTACACTtcatttcttcatttctaaTTTTCTTTGAACTCTTACCACTTCAATAATTCTCTCGTTTACTATGCAGTAGCACTAGTTTCATTACAACTTTCTACAGAAGTTCCCTTGATTAAAACTTTAATACATTTTAATAGTAGTATTTTTATCTTATAAGGATGAACCTTATTTAGCACCATTACCAGGATCAGGAGTTGTTTTTTTCTGGCTAAATTTACATGGAGTTGTTAATGCTGTAATACAATTTTAAGGGTTGTGTGGTCAACTAATTAAGGAAAAAGGAAAAAGTTAGACTTATTATGTATgttttatgaaataaaattaacatataaaatacttctaaaatctataattaatttataatttagtttttataagttaaaaataatttttattaaattaaacagAGGGTTATAAATTTGGGGCACTCCAAATTTTGAGATAatacataattaataaattatatttaaaaaatcaaaaaaatagatGTGTCAAATCACTAGGTGGCATTAAATAAAGGATCACGCTTTTTGGGCCGGGTCGTTTAATTAGATTTAGATCTCGTTTGGCTTATCCACTATAACTACCAGTCGCATACGGGTAacgtttgtatttttatattataataactagtgtataaagccgcgcttcgcggcggcgttataaattttttataaattttgatacgaattaatattataattgcataaaaattatttgagtcATGTTCCCATTAATCAtatcattaattaaaaaaataaaaaatatattataattaatataaaaatttgtttaattggtcctcctgtcaaacacaagaaaaaaaattgttgaacCGTCCTTCcatcaaagataatattaatcgataattattataattataatataattaaatataatgatatagattaaaattagtttgagccgctctcttgtcaaacacaataccaataataaaaatttataatatacatattggTTTGAGTCGCTctaccgtcaaacacaatactaataaaaaattattataattatgataaaattaaagattatatttggattaaaattattttaacccgttgttatagaatagaaaacaaaggggtgagcgattcgtgcttcggactggtctcggtgcgagatgcctacgtatcttctgtgtgaagaagaatcaagtccaaaacgtagttctagttatgaggggtagagccctttatataggcgcttcggagtcagaagtcggatggaagtatgattccgtatctcagacttcttatcgaagtatgcctcgaagcaagagataagatagagctcttatcctcttgttgttgacgtttatccgaccttctgaatatttatctgctagaatcagatgtGTTATAGAATTCGGACTTGTTACTGGACCTCtgactgggcctctattaattaattacgaaattaactaataaatagaggCTCAGGCCCTTTTTAACCGGGCTTTAGtattcttgggcttttaatatctaataataattaaatattatttctgacctatatcatttgccccccaactttcgacaagttttgtaaaaacttttcaaaagttgctgagtTCTTATTGGCTTTCTGAGCTCCTGATTCGCATATCATGCGAGAAAGCTAACTTCTGCAAATTCCCATCGTCCAAGGtctgaagttccataaatagcgcaaggatctcaCCGATCTTGATTACTTTGTAACAATTCGAGAAATGACTTGAATTGACTGTAGAGTAAAGATAGCTCTGTTTCGTATCCTTCGTGATcgtacttcattttcgattggagTATCGGAAGACACGAGTCTTTCTTTTGACTTCTCGAGTCGTTTTCATGACACTTACGAGTCTTTTTTATTGGTATAACAAGCGTCCTTCAAAATTACGTTCGTAATGGTACTTTCGAGCACTTTCGTATTTTTCCAGGGCTTAATTGGAATTTCTGcgattaaattccaattttctagaattttttgagcctttaaagaattttcaaaatattttttgaaattaaaaagccaattttactatttttcctgatttttcaggaatttttcttgtatttccccctgtttttggaatttttggggCATTTCCtttaagaattaaataattctttaatagaAACTCATCCCTCTCCCTGAGATGctcccttggcgtgggtacccccgccaaggaagcactttagcttgccacgcctaggagtcatgtctcctgggcgtggttggttGATGTCTTGGTTCTTCTGCCTCCTGGGCGTgggtacccccgccaaggagacattttagcatgccacgcctaggagttatgtctcctaggcgtgcttGACGTAGCTTCCACTGTgacatgcttccttggcgtgggtacacacgccaaggagacatagtTCCATACCACGCCTAGCGGCAATGCCTCCTAGGCGTGGTTGACTTCAAAGCTTTTACCTAGGCTTCATTTGttagtgcttccttggcgtgggtacacccgccaaggagacacaattgtacaccacgcctaggagagatgcctcctgggcgtggttgattTTAGGGCCTTCACATGGGCTTCATTTGttagtgcttccttggcgtgggtacacccgccaaggagacacaattgtacaccacgcctaggagagatgcctcctgggcgtggttgattTTAGGGCCTTCACATGGGCTTCATTTGttagtgcttccttggcgtgggtacacccgccaaggagacacaaTTGTACACCACGCCTAGGAAAGATGCCTCCTGGGCGTGTTTGATTTTAGGGCCTTCACAAGGCTTTATTTGGTAGTGCTCCCTTGGCGTGTATAcagacgccaaggagacatatcTATACAAACTTCATTTTCGCtagaattttcatttatttttcgtAATATGTAGCATTTTTTTTGCTCAATTGGCAAAAGTGTCCTAGGCGTGGCtacccccgccaaggagaccATCAATTTGGCACGCCTAGGAGTATGATGCCGCTATATATTGTGGGCCTCAGTCTAGAATTTGTCAGGCCTACATTATTTAGTTTTTTCCTTTAAATATTTCAAGTGTCTTCAAGAATTCTCTCGACTCTTCTAGAAAGGGCTTATCTTTTCAGTTCCGTGGGCTTACCGCCCTTTAAAATGCCCCTTAACCGGCCCAAAGCCCATTTTACCGGCTGTAAGCCGTGAACCCTAGGGTTTACGGGCAAATGAACGGGCTAGGACTTTCTATAAATTTAGAGGCTGAGAgtttcatttctcatttcactTCAAAATTTCCAAAGTTTCTTAGCTCAAATATCCTCAAACACTCTCTAGCCTTCTCTCGATTTTCCTTGTTTTTCGGCGAAATTTCCGGCAACCTTCAAGGATTCCCCAGATTCCGGCCGATCTTCAAGCGTTTTCCAGTTTTCCGGGCGACATTCAAGGCATTCTCCAGTTTTCCGGGCGATCTTCAAAGATTTCCCAGGTTCCGGTTAATCTTTATCTCCTCTTCATCAGTTTCTGGGTTTCATACCTTCATCCGAAGAAGATCCATGGCTGATTCTGCATCATCACAGCAATCCCAGCAATCTCAGATTTCTCAGCCTCCAGCTACTAATGCTCGTGTTCGAGGTAAAAAATCACTCGTCCATGCTAGTGTTGTTTCATTACGTGATTTACTTAGCGAGTTTGGTCAAGCTTTTCCCAACCTTCATCATCTTGAAGCATATAATCATCCATCCAACTATAAACAAAAGGACGTAGATATCATGGCTAAGTTGTTCGGAATAGAGCATCCGTATAGGGCCGTGGCTCCAGGCCCAAATGATAGGGCTTGCTACCCTAGGCCTGGGGCCATTAGGGTTTATAAAGAGACGTTTTATGCGGGCTTTAGGCTTCCCCCTCCCATGTTTGTTTATAGGCTGTTGGCCGAAGCCCGGGTGTGTccaacccaactccagcccaatggctggaggTTTATTTACTGCTTTTTAGTTCAGTGTAAAAAACATAACTTGGAGCCCAGTGTGGCCGTCTTTAGATATCTGTTTAAGTTTGTGAACGCCCCAAACGATGAGGGCTGGGTCAAGATCCAGTACAGGACTAAGGGCCGTAGTATTTTTATATCGGACTCGGCCCCTGACTCTTTCCCTCGTTGGAAGGGTCAATGGTTTTACTTATATATGGAGGGGGCCGATTGGGCCGATTACTTTTATTCTCACTTTAGCCGGGCCGAGGATGGGGCCATGAGGTCCCTTAAACtaggggtcgaagaaagagcaGCTATAAAGATTTTGACCGAAGATTGCCTCCATCACACCTCACTGCTTATTTCTGAGGCCTCACTCCAAAGTCACGGGCTTAGTGACTTGGGCCCTGAGGGTAAGCCCaccttgatttttaattttgactCGTCCTTTCATGTATTTGGCGAAAACTTACGTCATTTTTCTTACTTGTCTTGCAGCCCAAGCCGCTCTTGGAAGCATTTTCAAGAAGCGGGAAACCGCTGCCTCCAAAACTGTGGCGGCTGAAGTGCCTCGCGAAAAGAGGGCGCGCAAGGAGGGGAAATCCCCTGTCATCGAGAAGGTTCCAACCTTCCTTACTCCACGGGCCGTGCCCGTCGAGGAGGACCCAAGTCCATATGTTGTGGAGTGGGGACTTCTCAAAAAGGATACTGTGGTTGGAGATTCCCGGGCGGCTGCTGAATGGTCCCGGAATGTGATCACACCCCGGGATCGAGCCCATGTGGTGGAGTCGAGCGAGGACCTCCAGATTGAGCTTTTGGGGGCCCAAGCCGTGGCAACGGTAAGCCCATTTTACGTATTGCATTATTTTCAAGTCTTGTCCTTACTTAGACAAATTTTCTAACTGCAAATTTTTTGCAGGTCAACACCTACCTCCAGGCTGCGGTTCACAACCTGAAGGCGGTTAGGGCCGAGAAATCGATCGCGGAACGTGACCGCGATCGTTACTTCGAAGCCTCAACCGCCAACTTCGAGCAGTTTCGGAGGGTAGAGGCCGAGTTAGTGGCCGAACAAGAGAAGGTCCGCACCTTGGAGGCGGAATTGGCGCGAGTCCGCAGAGAGGCGGTGGAGGACTTTAAAAAGTCCAAGGAATTTGAAGACATCCTGGCGGAGGACTTTAACTCATCCTTTCCCGAGACTTTGAAGTCCTGTTGGGAAAGGATTATAGACGAGCTCGGCTCCCAAATTGAGGGAGTCACCTTGGAACGTTTCCCCGTCCCGAAGCTTCCCGGGGAGGAGACCCCTTCCCCGATGGCGGTCGAGGATCTCGGGGATTCGCACCCTGTGGACTCCCAAACTTTGGAGATTCCCACCGAGACTCTTATGATCCAAGACTCCAACTTGGATGAGATGGATCTCGGGAAAGGTGGGGAAGCCCAAGATGGAGCCCGGGACGAGGCCCAGGAGAAGGAGGCCCGGGAACCCGAAGTCCAAGAGACTGAGCAGGCCCAGGAAGATATTTTTGATGATGGGCTTCCTTAGGCTAGGTTTCCCTATTCGGCCCTGCGTGGCTTAtctttgtaattaattattcgAATGTGTATACCCTTCGGGGtttaacttatttattaatCTAAGTTATCTTTTGTTTCGCATTCTGCAATTCGTTTCTTTAGCATTCCgtacttagaatatttttcgTAGGATTTTAGTTAATCCAAATTCCAGGGTAATCCTCGGGATTTTCATTTGTGAATCAGAgtaattcttacttagaattttcAAACTCTGAAACTGACTATTTTGAATCCAAACTTAGGAttttaaacatgtaaaattcGATCAGAATTTGTGAACTCTCCATCGAACCAAACTCAAGTATAAAGTAAAAGCGACTTGGATAAACAAGCTAGATAATCCTCAGgactttattattatagtaaaagaaataactatCTCTGGAAACcaactacatggcagtggtcaacatgaccttatttttatgataactaCTAACTTCTGTTATCACAGAGTagacattaaatataatatatctttaagttggtcgcatgccaacttctagggacttcaactccttccaaggtttgaagcttgtatgagccatggcctgtgACAGTCTTAACCtgataaggcatcagccttggtgttctcctcccttggcacatattctaccaagcattcttcgaatagtgccatct includes:
- the LOC108201516 gene encoding uncharacterized protein LOC108201516, which gives rise to MSIFDPLTQQPVPLQASNRTGLEDPVLSTDSIDDSKLGGDNSSPINLEDVDWISLGLEQLAVDDDALGALIREHKIVAHHETQNMTNFQKVIRSLLELLSIPERKSTVYEDLKQLCHPDIVRPHSVTTTAHQDLIRIGVSSRSNAITISEMGKKFAEAAGDNRNALLSDASLNDVPDEEIYNHLQGVCGLGAYNAYTIMIFGLEKMLDHWPNEAEFRLKYNKFNEQLRRCPSSDEAVVASKSWMPFRGLATWIIWTHV